The Cryptomeria japonica chromosome 6, Sugi_1.0, whole genome shotgun sequence genomic interval TACTGTTGAAATAATGTCAAAACCCTAGCGTAGACTTCAAGTAAGGAATAGCGGCCTATATTTCATAACTAAACAGATCCGGATAATAAGCAAAACTCCCTTTCATCTCTAATTATTAGATAACCCtgttttctaataatatgaaaatctaaaataatattaaatatgatAGTAGATCAAAGAATAtgattcaaaatttaatttaaaaaattttgaattaatgttataaatgTGATGATTATAACCTACAAGAATAGTGGAAACTCCCTGTTAATCTGAAAACCTAAAAGAGTAATATAGGTGATCACGAAATATGATTTAAAACTTTGAACTCGGAGTTAATTCCATAAACATGGTGACTTAcctattaaataatataaattttcaAAAGGAACATGGACTGAGATCTAAATTGTTGATTCAATAACTTACACGGTCAATTCAATTTGCACGGTGACTAACCTAAAAGAAATATCTGTCCAGTAAGACTGTGTTTTATGATAAGATGAAAATCTAAAAGAATTTTTGGAAACTTCTTGATAATAAAAACTAAAAAGAATATTAAAAGTTTCTTAATAATCTTAAAATGAAAAAAGTACTACAGATTATGATCCAATTTGTTAATATATAGAACTTAACACAATTACTTCCATGAATATGGTAATTAAACCTAAAAAGAATACCTGTCCTGGAAGACTGTTCTCTAATAATCTGAAAAGCTAAAAGAATAATAGACACGATGACAGATAATCCGACACTTCGATTCATAAAACTTACACTGATAATTCCATAAGCATTCTGACTAACCTAAAAAGAATACCTGTCCGGGAAGACGGTGTACATCCATGCGCGCGTTTCAAGGTCAAAGCCGTGGGAACGAGCGAAGAAGCCGACGATCCGTTTTCCTCCATGCTGAGACCAGAGGCGCAGGGCAAAGGTGAGGGAAGCAGAATCCTGTATTTCCACATCGTCGTCGCAGACGAGCACTGCGCGCGTAGAAATGAAGTCACGCGGGAGGAAGCGGTGATTGAGGCTCGACGACGGGTTTTTCAGGACATAAATGGGGGCACCTAAAGACTCCAAATTTAGGGTTTGTAGAACAGTTGGGGGCGTCGAATAATTGCCCCAGAGAATGAAAACAGAGTGTACGCAGGGGAAGGAAGAATAACTGCGGGTGATGTTTTGTAGCAGGTGAAGCCGGGATTCTGAGAAGCCGCTTATGAGGACTGTGAGTTGGTCCGAGCGAAGTTGCCACTGGGGAGGGTAGCTGTTGCGGTTGCAGATGGAGGAGAGCGAAGATTCGATCGCAGGACCTGCCCGAAAGTTTGGGGAGGGTGTGCGGAGgaagaggagggagaggaagagaagaagaggaacgAGGAGGAGTTTCCAATTCTTCATTATTTTGCTTGTCCGATCTTGCGATTCACAAGGAGAGAAAATGTAATCCGTGAAAGACGACGTTGGATCAGACTTTTTCTTTCTCAGTCTCATGTTGGATCTAAAGCGTCATTAAAAGCAAGTTGGTATCAGACCCGCCTCTgcaaataaacatttttttttgacAAGCATGTCAATCaaagagatttttttttcttttcttgactaggggaaaggacccagtagtagattttaggaaagtgtgaaaattttaaaaaaatatgtgtgGAGCACAATAATAGCTATAGTCCCTTAATAGCTATAGTCCAGTCATTTGCCAAAACTAGGGCATTTGTTTTATGTTTAGAATATTTGAGCAAAAAGGTTTCATCGAAAGAAATGAAGGATTTTGAGGTATATGTAGGAAAATACTATTTTGAATATTAGCAATGAATATGAAAACTTTGAAATCttcattaaaaaaaatcaagacAATTTAAAATGCAAACATTTCCACAATTTTTGCCTAAGAACAACTAAATATTAGATTGAATTTTTTTAGATGTGAAGACATTTTCAATCTCTTTATTTGCAATCAATAATTTTTGTAAAGAAAATGGTAGAGTTTGGTCCATACTAGAAATCCCTCTATGAAAATAAGGTGGACTATAACTCTTAAAAACTTGGGTCTTGGTTGTTATGCAACAATTTAGGGCGCAGTGGAGTGTGAGATATACTTAGTTTTAGTAGGTATTAAGAATGGGGATTCTAGTTATAATAGAATGAAACCCATATTTAGAAGACTTTTGTAGAGATGGATATTAGGGCGACAAAGATGCAAGGTGGGGGACTAATTTTTGAAGGATGTCTTGACTCTATTAGTGAACAAACATATATAAAATTTCACAATCAATTTTGACAATTCATCTACATATCTGAAAATATCAATaaaagtgaattttttttcaaCATGTTTTTTTCTCTTGAAGCTTTCTTTGCACTTTTCCTTTTTAACAAATAAATTAAGGCCCATACAATGAGAGGAGCTCCAAGTGTAATTTAATGGAATGCCATGTTTGCAAGTGTCAAGCTAAAATTTGTAACTTTTTCTAGCATTTTGCTTGTCTATGCCAAAATGGAAGCATTAGAATAGGGATCCATCAAAGAATAAAGGGGAGGCTTTTGTTAGTTGTAACATTTTtgcaaaaatgtggaagcatagaaaagGGATATGTATGTTTATGAATGCTCTTTTTGAATCCACTGAATGTTTATTTTCTTAATGGTTTCATTTTGCAACATGTTTTTTTTGGATTAATTTGGTTTAGTCATGTGTTGTTAGTGAACATTGATTTAGTATAGAAAAATAATATTTGTTATAGAATTATATCTGAATGTTGGATTAAAATATGCATGCTATGTAACCAAAGAAACAATCGATTTGAATCCATACGGaatgttttatttttagttttagtcTTGCTAACTTATTGTTGTTTTTGAATATTGATATGCCCAAAACAAGAATATTAAAACACTCATTGTCTCTTTATGTTgttctatttctctatctctctatttcttaTACTTTATTTTCATTATCTCTTTGTCACTTCTCTTTCTCTATAGACATTGACCCCCTCTATAATTAATTCTTCTAACATTGAAtagattaatttaaaataatatcataAGTTAATATATATTAGATTAAGGGATTGACCTTGCAGTGCAACAGTAAGTTGCAAAAGCAGTGTTGATACTACTTCCATGTTCAAATTCCGCTCAAACTGATGCTTGGTGTGCTTGGTGGAGAGAAGGAAGGACGGTTGCTATGAATGGAAGGGCAGCAATTGATGTTGGGGTAGTTTGTTGAGCACCAAGGTGGCAAGGATGAAGGACTAGCCTTGGAGTACGGTAGTGGAAGGTGTCTCAGAGCAAAGTTCCACTGCATTCCAAGTGTACAAGTGGTACGGTATGAGGAAGAAAAGATAGAGGAAGAAGTTAAGGAGGAGCGATAAGGGGAGGAAGAAAGAGTTGGTTGGCAAGTGGAGATTGATGAAGATACAACATGATATAAGAggtgttaatgcctcgtattccgatGCGGCCATGCCCAATACAGTAGGTTGTGGCTAGCATAAGAGTGATAAGATGTGTAGGAGAGATAAGGAAGAAGTAAGAAGATATAAGGAGGAGAAATAAGGAGAgataatgattatttaatttattcattgttagataatatcataaatatatttctaatatttttttattttttttttatatttgaaattcattaattttattttaatgctAAATGATAATTATTTTAGAATACTTATTAATTAAAATTAGAGTGATAATATATTTGATATAAATAttgtaaatttttaaattaaagttAATAATTTGTATTGTATGTTTTATACATGTTTCAATCTTAAAATTGAAAAAAgcatataattaatataatttcaattctaattttaatttttaaaaatcatatcTTATTTATATTAGTTAAATATATTATAACTAAATACAATCCTAATCTTAATTTTACATAaagatatataattataattgtaactTAACCATATAAGTATAATAATAAACTTAAACTTAAATCTAatttttaattatgattatttttaaaattataaataaattttaatcatGTTTGCATTTAATATAAatcttaataaattttaattaaaattaaaattaacttttaaaacataacaaaataaattaattaaataaaaataatacctaaaaaatattgtaaaacataaaataaaaaacctTTGAAAAAAACATGCATTACAATTATAAAAAGCACAAAGGAAAATAGTCGATGCCACATGAAAAAAGGGGAGGGAAAAAAAATGATCAACAGATGATATTTTTTATTGCCTTTGCACTGGTTGGGGTAATAAATCTGTTTAAAAGTAAAACATTAGACATGCATTAATTTTTTACTCTCCTCTTTTTTTATTGGTCAAATAttaaattttcttcaaaaaaaattaaaaactctctgccaatagaaaaaaagaaaaatgaattaaaaaataaatttaaaaaataaattactaCAAGATAGGTTGATTGGAAGGAAAAAAAATGGCTCTGCAAAAGCTCGAATCCACGAAAAGTGGATTACATAAAAACTCAATTGCAATTTTGAAAGGAACAAGGCAGAAGAAATCTCATGGATTCGCCAAGCACTCACCTAGGCAAACAGGACAACCTCAAAATTTCGCCCACTGTAATAAGGTGGGGTCTGCAAACAGATTTGAGGCCTTAAATACCTGCACTACGGGGGGAAATTCCATTCTggtttctttgaatcaaagatgcAAGGAGGCGGCTAGGGTTCCTAGGGGTCCTCCAATCAGTATTGAGGTCTCGAAATCTCAAAAAATAAACCCTGCATCTATCACGGGAGTCTCTGGCTGGTATGGGAAACAATGGAACCCTAGACCAGCTCTTGGCATCCATTACAATGCAAGAATGGGGATGGTCAATAGGCGACCTCCACAAAAGTCATCACCTCCTAGTAATTTTGTCACCACTAGAGCGAATTTGACAAAATTAGGTGAAAAAATGGGTTAGGGTTGAGCCTTTGTCAAAACTCCTTGTGAACCCTCCTCGGGTTAACATCTTGAAAAATAAAAGATTGAAATGCAGAGAGGAGCTACAAGCAAAAAATTATTCCAAATTGGACCAAAAAACAATTATTATCAACAATCAATACACGGATAGCCTTTGGGAAGAATATATGAGGCGGGGGTTGTTTGGAAAATGGTGCGGATATGGCGCTTCCACCTCGGAAATCATCCAGTGGCTGGTTTCGGCCACCAAGGGACAGGTAAGTATCACAACCTTAGAGGACAATTATCTATTTATTCTCTGCAATTCATCAGAACTAAGGGAAAATATACTTAACAAGCAACCTTGTTTCTTTAAAGGTTACTGTTTTTCCTTTTTTAAATGGAGGCAAAATTTGTCCCGTAAAATGTTTGAGAATTGATTACTTCCCAAATGGGTAAAATTGCCAAATCTCCAAGTAGAACTTCTTAATGAGCACTACTTGATTAGAATAGGGGATTCATTGGGAGgttttgaaggttttgaagaaaatTATAGAGACTCCGCTACAGCCAGAATAATGGCTAAACTGCATATAAAGGACTTAAGCTTGGAACCTATTAAAATAATAACTAACCATTCGATGTATATGGTAAGACCAGAGATATATAAGGGCAGGGTGGAACAAATTGAAGTAATCTTACCATGTCCAACCCTTCCCAACCCTAAACAACacaaaaaagatcaaaaaacaCCATCTGAGGACATGGTAAATGCCACCCTGAGCCTGACTGAAAGCAATTTAGTTAGAGAAAAACTGGGGGAGAGAAAAACTACCAACACAGATTCAACATATATGAATGCAAAGACCAATCCAAATCCAAAACCACTTCCAAGAGAAACCCCAACCCTAGAGTTGGAGGAAGGGGAAATTGATTGCAGCTCTGAAGGCGCATCTGAAATTCCCTCACTAATGGACCAAGACATCCCGATTCCTCCCATGGGAGATCAAACCCTCCTTAAATGGTGCATGGAGGATCACTCAAGTGAGAAGACATAATTGGATTGTCCTATGGAAATGAAACATAGCCTGGAAAAGGTTACCCAAACAGAGAACACACATGAAAACGGTGGCTTTGAGTCATCGCCCATTAGCACCCAGATAATAGAAACAAAGGAAACAGAGGAGGAGTATGCCAAGAGGTTCACTGAGGAGAATAAAATCATTTTGGAGAATGTGCGTAATGAAACAGTCAATGACCTGACTGACTCCTTTATAAATGAAGTAGCGGATGAGGAGGAATTGGCTTATCAGAAAAGACTACTAATGTCAGGTCTCCTAGAAGGgaaaatttcaaaggctaaaattcTAGAAGTCAAAGCCTCTATGGATAAAGTACAAGAGGAGTTGGGCTTAGCCAAAACACTAAACATTATTGAATCCCCGGATTGTGCAAGAGAGGTaaaaagaagaggaaggaaatcAATATTAGAACTCATTAGTAAAGCAGGAAAGGCTGAGGGCCAAACTACTTTAACTAATCTCTttcatgcagggaaggggaaggtccttcccaaggaGAAATGAAGCTCTTtgcatggaatgttaggggcttgaaaaagggataactttaagaaacccccctggGCAAttgtgtaaaatcctggtgaatcagacattattttcgaggggaaattttcatatcgatggcgaaaaaaaaaatttaatggggaaaaaattattttgtattggcgatttttttctggggtacgaaaattccataaatttctggcgaataataccttgttctatggggaaaatatttattgtgggaggcgaatattttttgttaaaaggaacaaatatataattgtatgagcgaaaaattttactctgaaggaaaaattatttaaatgtattggcgatttttatccaccgcttgaaaattatttaaatgtactGGTGATTTttttccaccgcttgaaaattatttaattttttttggcgaatattttgttactTATGGTACAATATACAACTCAcaggcgatttcatgaattcattgtcattaatagacaaggcaatgaaggcacatcacatcacatcagtacatcacatcacataatacattgagtccgaaatctgcacgatgtatcaataagtgcggcctctttgacacatgaagggtgacacatacctaaaatctatcaatgattttaagtcgttcaatgatcatagatcaatggctgaagttttatttcgacccaattttctgaagagaacatagctcaccagaaagtgcccggaatggaattggattcagtaaacacgtatcaaatgtcacgaatcacgatcgataattttgtccatttaatatatatctattcacttacggaaatccactttgtccccatgacttccaatgtgatacttgccaatttggtactggttcatagctatttccattttcgcacaatagtgcatttatgggaaagatttgcagagatacgaaatattcaaaaaaaaattatagcagttaatacggttaaagaagtaattattacaatcaagagcttcaacaatttatatacgatctctcaCTTTGCttttttcatcttcaattagcctttgccatttggtagataaatcgtcggagctcacggtattttaggtttataggctcaggttgtttaatttgttaatctattttctcaagatggacactcccatctgcttgagaagcatttttgcaaaggaccagagggcctttctaggctctgttagagacccagccctccaatcagtctgcaatgaggttggattgttcaccaatgaggttgtgtggatggtgctgggcagagagtttctgcgaaatgaaaataggtaccgtgttaacatggacattacatcccacttcttagcgtctcttctggacctgggaggagacaaggtggatatgttgatgttgtcgaggaaggtttttaaggaagacttccttggagacgacattactcttgttgtccttgcagaagtaggggtggggatctcttaagtgagtgaattatccaagcttctcctccctgaccaaacagtgctagtggccaggcaaccgtttctcctaaacctgaatgcggagaaGTTAACACGTCACaggaaatgggcacggattggcagggacttcctccgaaaatggttcctcctggacgactttccaaactacatttggattgaagaattctctcagcttatgctgtctgaagaattctacatggaaggagggccagattcttagggcaaaattgtaaacaattccactacctgtgccctagccctcccccctgtagtttttttttcctatgtcctcgaaccctaacGGGCTCAGTgctagtggctcactcattttgacttttaagtttttgggggactcaagtctcagacgaaaaaattgtaaatttcaaaagcatagatattaatgataatttttcaaattccagtttgtttcagtttgcctcttacagtcttatggatataaaaatgctttctataattctatttcacctttattaattaatttctttcaaatgctttttgtatatgagctatgttatttcagttatttgttaaacaatggaaataaatttaatactttgatcttttttatgtaatgctataaaaaataaaaaattcaattcgttccattaattatttgtacattgattatggttgattataattttataaatatatactatatagtcattcaaaatacaaaaattcaaaagtttcaagatacaaaagtttatcggtaaaggttttttcattctatcaattcaaaagtttcaagatacaaatttTGCAATCATTCATGCATAAACACAGACAAagagaaaaccatactgcccacagcttataacaagcagacaaaaaaaccagttcattgtcgataggccgctcactcagtctcactatccccctgggtcaccttctcccagtcccttccctcctcggaggtcgatgctttggctttcccttttgccgcttcaactttcatttttggaatgcattttaggcacccgaagtcggggtcaccctccaagcttgccagtagctgtatggcccttccttcttcagccctatctcttaatttcctaccaacctccatccttgccaccacatgcaaagcctttaggacttcatccaccttggttaatttcacaaagagtttcatcacttcccatccCACTCAGGCACattcacggcactggtatttgatttcatcctctgggccacaaaTAAAAAGAAGTAATTCatcctggtcgtccccttccttaattcgaatgccaactcctggCACcaccactccaagattgaatccaggttaataaaAAAATCTCCATCAATCAatccaatgtgagttttaccttttccacctccggtttgAATTTACAGGCCCACGCtagaatcagagagtaaacctccatgttagttcaataccggtgactgatatgtgccacctcctccgcaagcatcaaccgagctgccacccacaacttctcctccttaaacctaaacagtccttgcattcgtttatcagatactttgcccaaaaagggcaccaacttcttgtatgttcgaagtgtgaaattggcctccatggtcacttgcaatttcaaaagcacttcctgcaaaaaaatgtcttacagaagctaCGATTCTAGGAACTACATatttgttctgcttcaaagcaaaaactagtacacagatcaaaaggtaataaattttgccttcgtcttataggtcgggtaatgaatgtgcacgatgaggcattaatgccatgagatcaagaaaaagatttcctgccatcctccccttcctccattAGTGCAACATGTCAcagacaactccttctgcaacaattaattgccaccttggcatttgtactttccaaatttgctcgccttaacaggttgaggactgcacatttttttaaattaatacactaaatttatgttgaacttttacatatatttttaaaaaaaatttaaaattatatatcaaaattgcatatcaaaatttatatttttatttagttatttgttttattctagaaactaaatttcatgttttatactatttttgaatttcaaatttttacaaataatattaacattatatttaatagttatctcaaaccaTTGcgcatctttaattacaaataatattaacattatattaatagttatctcaaactattgcacatctttaaaatttaaatgtctcttattatgggaccgacgacatctgacaacactcaagttctcaacaggtatcatcgtccgtcggatgagcaaagatcaatggcttagggtggatttcggcccaaatgtgggtagtgaacacatttgtgagaactttgcccggaattgaacattttaaatttaattaaatataattaagtctatagtctatagactataaatctctttttcgggcggaattttaaaatgattaaatagactttaaaaacatacccgaaaagtgacacgagtatggtgacgtgccagaaaaatggtagaagtcgtgggacccacttcatctgaaaacaggtaccatcgaccgttggatgaacaaatatcaacgacttagggtggatttcggcccgaatgtgggaagtgaacacctttctgagaacttcgctcGAAAttggatattttaaatttaattaaatataattaagtctataaagcttttttttgggcggaggtttaaaatgattaaatagacttaaaaatcaaacccgaaaagtgacacgagtatggtgacgtgccagaaaaatggcagaagtcttGGGACCCACTACATatgaaaacaggtaccatcgaccgttggatgaacaaagatcaacgacttagggtggatttcggggcgaatgtgggaagtgaacagctTTCTAAGAACTTTGCccgaaaaagtgacacgagtatggtgacgtacccgaaaactggcagaagtcatgggacccacgacaactgacaacatgtaccatcatccgttggatgagcaaagatcaacggcttagggtggatttcagcccgaatgtgggaagtgaacacatttgggagaacttcgcccggaattaaaacattttaaatttaattatatataattaagtctataaagcactttttttggtggaagtttaaaattattaaacagacccgttaagtcacaataggtaccttggtccctcgtccgttggatgagcaaagatcaacggcttggggtggatttcggcccgattgtgggaagtgaacacatttgggagaacttcgcccggaattgaatgtattacatttaagtcctcataatttatactgaagtagtgaatgttttgtccttcggcatcgaatagttattaataataattaataaaattacaacatgattcttaatgtgcttggaatttatactgaagtaatgaatgttttgtccttcgacatcgaatagttattaatagtaattaataaaattacaacatgattctatatattttgccctttaggttttacttttctactttttcagagtttcaaaataagagactcgtaaatcataatcatctttcatttcatggacaaacctgtaaatcgagggagattcagaaacaactactagattgaggaatgcaagttgcaacagcgactgtctgcgccaatctagtgaaatagaaattccaatttctgggtaaaatctagaacacctacatctcgtcttttttgcttttggtaatctcgtggtccaatttgagggttagcattttcaagtttttatctagcattattttgaattattaacaataatagtgatggggaaaacaagaagtagtagttcaacaagaagccaagtgaaaaacaaaatgtacctaaccgaactggttaaaacaccaagtttcattgatgaataccatgatatttatgacccttctatccatggtgaaaagtgtatcatagatattagatatacattgtctagtaaggcggcagatgcatctagggcaaaatttactgttttcaacccaatgttaaaacaaaaaacaaataaaatcgcatcgtgggatgttggactGGGAAGCATGGtattacctgaagtattcccttgccctgattttgtcatggtctgggccaaaaattatgatgaagataaaaaagcaattgtcaataaaaatacaaaagaagaaattatatccataaacgagagagaatttgctcgtttgttgaacctgggatttgaagcccaaaactcaaatgtccaaattgaccttgaaaagctggtagggaattatgagagtctcgatccaagtcacaaagattcatttatcaaagctctaataaagaatggtactggtattgtgttggatcagaatcataagcctccttatgattctaacatttttgttccatgggttggggatactatttccttgttgtcgttttgcctgggattggaaaatatccattgtgcaggtcaaCTAGTAAGATATagttttattgagcacattgtaaaatccatgcaaaaacaattactaatgatcaaaaaaggttcatgtaagacattt includes:
- the LOC131037545 gene encoding glycosyltransferase family protein 64 C3, which produces MRLRKKKSDPTSSFTDYIFSPCESQDRTSKIMKNWKLLLVPLLLFLSLLFLRTPSPNFRAGPAIESSLSSICNRNSYPPQWQLRSDQLTVLISGFSESRLHLLQNITRSYSSFPCVHSVFILWGNYSTPPTVLQTLNLESLGAPIYVLKNPSSSLNHRFLPRDFISTRAVLVCDDDVEIQDSASLTFALRLWSQHGGKRIVGFFARSHGFDLETRAWMYTVFPDRYSIILTKLMIVGTEFLYLYTCHSPKGVKEFVDNARNCEDIAMNFVVADRTRAGPVLVEGNPRDWGDTRNSEGGLVVDAALSSLEDHRKRRGGCITEFHKLWGRMPLRYSYGVVGNRVHEQGLCEKLGVLVPCDRDANLNTSSNQRT